The Rhizobium indicum genome has a segment encoding these proteins:
- a CDS encoding response regulator, producing the protein MTGNADEWIATRAYALWELAGRPFGADEMHLQQAVLERRLLEETKASSDGQEVINRTRADPSQAQRSSNVLVVEDEPILRYDTVDFLERAGHRVLEAANADEAMVFLRRNNVDTLFTDIDMPGSMDGLGLVRRVRADWPSTKVIVTSGLIALSHDDLETGVSFISKPASQLELLGLIA; encoded by the coding sequence ATGACCGGCAACGCTGACGAATGGATAGCAACACGGGCTTATGCCTTGTGGGAACTGGCGGGCCGCCCGTTCGGGGCAGATGAAATGCATTTGCAGCAGGCCGTGCTGGAGCGGCGCCTCCTGGAGGAGACCAAGGCGTCTTCCGATGGCCAGGAAGTCATCAACCGCACGAGGGCCGACCCATCGCAGGCCCAACGCAGTTCAAACGTTCTGGTCGTTGAGGACGAACCGATACTCCGCTACGATACGGTCGATTTTCTCGAGCGGGCTGGGCACCGTGTCCTCGAGGCTGCGAACGCGGACGAGGCTATGGTCTTCCTCAGACGGAACAACGTCGACACTTTGTTCACCGACATCGATATGCCAGGTTCCATGGATGGCCTGGGGCTTGTCAGGAGAGTCAGGGCTGATTGGCCGTCCACCAAGGTAATTGTCACTTCCGGCCTTATCGCGCTATCTCATGACGACCTCGAAACGGGCGTCTCCTTTATCTCAAAACCCGCATCGCAGTTGGAGTTATTGGGGCTTATCGCCTGA
- a CDS encoding DUF2934 domain-containing protein → MDIEYIRRRAQEIWEAEGRPEGEHERHWLQAEREQAGDGELPQTWSPAHHSATTIPDGGGTTSEAVTGEDGEPGSFSPGELASENK, encoded by the coding sequence ATGGACATCGAATACATCAGACGCCGCGCGCAAGAGATATGGGAAGCGGAGGGCAGGCCCGAGGGCGAGCACGAGCGACACTGGCTGCAAGCCGAGCGCGAACAAGCAGGAGACGGCGAGCTTCCGCAGACGTGGTCTCCTGCTCATCACAGCGCAACCACTATTCCGGACGGCGGAGGAACGACTTCGGAGGCAGTGACGGGGGAAGACGGCGAGCCTGGAAGCTTCAGTCCCGGCGAACTTGCTTCCGAAAACAAGTAG
- a CDS encoding HDIG domain-containing metalloprotein, translating to MEPISSPPANTPAAKQGRPITDDLRERVLRDLPEIAEIANDDLRTKVIEAWAFALAGSSYESLIDMPACGVPGIFEAKGGNQTDHLRAVTRQAILVADDYIKNFPLLDIDRDLVIAGALCHDIGKPWEFDPLNRQRWKSSPHTGRPAIRHPAYGVHICLSVGLPEEVAHVAAAHSAEGNMVARSIENAIIHAVDEAYWQVMTAGNQVDPETIPAVYRRP from the coding sequence ATGGAACCAATAAGCTCCCCGCCTGCGAATACGCCGGCAGCGAAACAAGGGCGGCCGATCACCGACGATCTGCGCGAGCGGGTCCTTCGAGACCTGCCTGAAATCGCCGAGATAGCAAATGACGATCTGCGCACGAAAGTCATCGAGGCCTGGGCCTTTGCGCTAGCCGGCAGTAGCTATGAATCCCTTATCGATATGCCGGCATGTGGGGTTCCTGGGATTTTCGAAGCAAAAGGCGGCAATCAGACAGATCATCTGCGTGCTGTCACGCGGCAGGCGATACTCGTGGCTGACGACTACATCAAGAATTTCCCGCTGCTGGACATTGACCGGGATTTGGTCATTGCCGGCGCGCTTTGTCACGACATAGGCAAGCCGTGGGAGTTCGATCCTCTCAACAGGCAACGATGGAAATCGTCGCCCCATACCGGCCGTCCTGCTATTCGCCATCCTGCATACGGCGTTCACATCTGCCTCAGCGTAGGCTTGCCCGAGGAGGTCGCTCATGTCGCCGCAGCACATTCGGCCGAAGGCAATATGGTCGCGCGCAGCATAGAAAACGCAATCATTCATGCGGTCGATGAGGCGTACTGGCAGGTCATGACAGCAGGCAATCAGGTCGATCCGGAAACGATCCCCGCTGTCTATCGGCGGCCGTGA
- a CDS encoding general stress protein has protein sequence MANQSENQSAGDTSKRGFASMDDEKQKDIASKGGQASGGNFKNDPERASEAGKKGGENSSGGKR, from the coding sequence ATGGCAAACCAAAGTGAAAACCAGTCCGCCGGTGATACGTCCAAGCGCGGCTTCGCATCGATGGATGATGAAAAGCAGAAGGACATCGCCAGCAAAGGCGGTCAGGCATCCGGCGGCAACTTCAAGAACGATCCGGAGCGCGCTTCCGAAGCAGGCAAAAAGGGCGGCGAAAACTCCAGTGGCGGCAAGCGCTAA
- a CDS encoding response regulator, whose protein sequence is MEPVVSRRTFRPLTGDVMEPNVDPLFARKILVAEDDYFAAFDLADFLERAGADVIGPVSNVVDAIDLVRKSVQLDWAILDVTLQDGRCFSLANALQLKGKPFLFVTGYDRGELEARYPGVPVLEKPIDYMALLATLTGFER, encoded by the coding sequence ATGGAGCCCGTCGTATCGCGTCGCACCTTCCGGCCGCTCACAGGAGACGTGATGGAACCTAACGTTGACCCGCTGTTTGCTCGGAAAATCCTTGTTGCCGAAGACGACTACTTTGCGGCATTTGACCTTGCCGACTTCTTGGAGCGCGCTGGCGCCGATGTTATCGGACCGGTGTCCAATGTGGTTGATGCCATTGATCTGGTGCGCAAATCCGTTCAGCTTGATTGGGCCATCCTCGATGTAACATTGCAGGATGGCCGGTGTTTTTCTCTTGCGAATGCCCTGCAGTTGAAAGGCAAACCGTTTCTGTTTGTCACCGGTTACGATCGCGGCGAGCTAGAAGCGAGATATCCCGGCGTTCCTGTTCTCGAAAAGCCGATCGACTATATGGCCTTGTTGGCGACGCTTACCGGTTTCGAACGGTAA
- a CDS encoding TRAP transporter substrate-binding protein — protein sequence MTMTLLKPDNFSLGTVSRRQILKLGAAASAASLLPAGLVKAQAAKRLRLAHPAPTEHGWHLWAAEFKTQVETLTNGSVTVQIFPNAQLGGERDIAQAVRRGSVEMGGIGVGLSGWVPEMSITDAPFLWKSRQQAYKAFAGQFGDDLRKLSLDKGFKLVGWTDLGFRCMTNNVKPVLTAEDMQGLKMRVPNSRAYIALIQALGASTVAVDLSELYLALRQGVADGQDTPAPVVKSTKLYEVQKFVSKTDHVLTTAYIVINPDVYAKLSDTEKEAFEKASQAADDHVRGVTQQQETEAYSFFTAQGLQVAADVDRESFRKKTAPVLTDNPDLFPPALIELANATAL from the coding sequence ATGACGATGACACTGTTGAAACCGGATAATTTCAGCCTTGGTACTGTCTCACGCAGGCAGATCCTGAAGCTGGGCGCTGCGGCGAGTGCGGCATCTCTGTTGCCCGCAGGCCTCGTCAAGGCCCAAGCGGCAAAGCGATTGCGACTTGCCCACCCGGCGCCGACCGAACACGGCTGGCACCTCTGGGCGGCAGAATTCAAGACGCAGGTCGAGACGCTGACAAACGGGTCCGTCACCGTACAGATTTTCCCGAACGCACAGCTTGGCGGAGAACGGGATATCGCCCAGGCCGTCCGCCGCGGCTCGGTCGAAATGGGCGGTATCGGTGTGGGACTGTCAGGGTGGGTACCTGAAATGTCGATCACCGACGCGCCCTTTCTCTGGAAAAGCCGTCAGCAGGCCTACAAGGCTTTTGCCGGCCAGTTCGGCGACGATTTGCGCAAACTTTCCCTCGACAAGGGTTTCAAGCTCGTGGGTTGGACTGATCTCGGGTTTCGCTGCATGACGAATAACGTCAAGCCGGTCCTGACGGCCGAAGACATGCAGGGGCTGAAAATGCGGGTGCCGAACTCCCGCGCGTATATCGCACTCATCCAGGCGCTAGGGGCTTCCACGGTCGCGGTCGATCTCAGCGAACTTTATCTTGCTCTGAGACAGGGCGTTGCCGATGGCCAGGATACGCCGGCACCGGTGGTCAAATCGACGAAGCTCTATGAAGTTCAGAAATTCGTTTCGAAGACTGATCACGTGCTGACGACGGCCTATATTGTCATCAATCCGGACGTCTATGCCAAGCTCTCCGATACGGAGAAAGAGGCCTTCGAAAAAGCTTCTCAGGCTGCGGACGATCACGTTCGCGGGGTCACTCAACAGCAGGAAACCGAAGCCTACAGCTTCTTTACCGCCCAGGGTCTACAGGTCGCGGCCGATGTCGATCGCGAGTCCTTCCGCAAGAAGACCGCGCCGGTCCTGACTGATAATCCGGATCTATTTCCGCCGGCCCTGATCGAACTTGCCAATGCGACGGCGCTTTAG